From a region of the Gossypium raimondii isolate GPD5lz chromosome 10, ASM2569854v1, whole genome shotgun sequence genome:
- the LOC105777569 gene encoding scarecrow-like protein 15 has translation MRVPVCSPQGNHYPIPKPDINNNNITITAGNISFLNSSVPASSCEPTLDLDLRRSPSSAVTEKPVSNPADNSNCFSVSGPHQQQAGLEWDEHVLRNMDWDAILKDFGLDDESVPATKTIPPQVINPRLDNHIQNVPELTSCELTHHPLHSDFNLYESYSEDLIRAANCFDTHDLQLAQVILDRLHQRLRSPSGEPLQRAAFYFKEALQSLFTGSTWPNPVRLSSWSEIIQTIEAYKSFSGINPIPMFNHFTTNQALLEALDGSAPLIHIIDFDIGFGGQYASLMREMAERNDHSRKFIRITAVVPEEYSFETRLIEDNLNQFAQALRLRFQIEFVLLPTFETMSFKAFKFINGENTAILLSPSIFRSLGLQVAAFVSDLRRISPSVVVFVDSEVWMESGTTTSFRKNFVNCLEFYAMMFESLDAAGGEWVRKIETLLLRPRIFSAVEAAARTAAPAWREVFCEAGMRAVRLSQLADFQAESLLQKVQVRGFHVAKRQAELVLCWHKTALIATSVWRC, from the exons ATGAGAGTCCCTGTTTGTTCCCCACAAGGCAACCATTATCCGATCCCAAAGCCTGACATCAACAATAACAATATTACTATCACAGCCGGGAACATCAGTTTCCTTAACAGTAGTGTTCCAGcgagctcatgcgagccaacgTTGGATCTTGATCTCCGTCGAAGCCCAAGTTCGGCGGTAACAGAAAAGCCGGTTTCGAATCCTGCCGATAATTCTAATTGTTTCTCAGTATCGGGTCCTCATCAGCAGCAGGCGGGTCTTGAGTGGGACGAGCATGTGCTGCGAAACATGGATTGGGATGCCATCCTGAAAGACTTCGGATTAGATGATGAATCTGTGCCTGCTACCAAAACTATTCCTCCTCAGGTCATCAACCCTAGACTCGACAATCACATCCAAAACGTCCCCGAGTTAACGTCCTGCGAGTTGACTCATCACCCCCTCCATTCTGATTTCAATCTTTACGAATCTTACTCGG AAGATCTGATAAGAGCTGCGAATTGTTTCGACACCCACGACCTGCAACTCGCGCAAGTGATATTGGATCGGCTCCATCAACGGCTACGATCTCCCTCGGGGGAACCATTACAAAGGGCCGCTTTTTACTTCAAAGAAGCTCTCCAGTCTCTATTCACCGGGTCAACATGGCCGAATCCGGTTCGTTTATCTTCATGGAGTGAAATCATTCAAACTATCGAAGCCTACAAGTCCTTCTCTGGGATTAACCCTATCCCCATGTTCAACCACTTCACCACCAATCAAGCTCTCCTGGAAGCACTGGATGGATCAGCACCGTTGATTCACATCATCGATTTTGATATTGGATTTGGAGGCCAATACGCTTCTTTAATGAGAGAAATGGCTGAAAGAAATGATCATTCTCGCAAGTTCATTCGAATAACAGCCGTGGTTCCCGAAGAATATAGCTTTGAGACAAGGCTTATTGAAGACAACCTTAACCAGTTCGCTCAAGCACTTAGATTAAGGTTTCAGATTGAGTTTGTTCTGCTCCCAACATTCGAGACCATGTCTTTTAAAGCTTTTAAGTTCATTAACGGAGAAAACACGGCAATCCTTTTATCTCCGTCAATTTTCCGATCTCTGGGTTTACAAGTAGCGGCCTTTGTGAGTGATCTTAGGAGGATTAGTCCAAGCGTCGTCGTTTTTGTAGACAGTGAGGTGTGGATGGAGTCAGGGACGACGACGTCGTTCCGGAAGAATTTCGTGAACTGTTTGGAGTTTTACGCCATGATGTTTGAGTCGTTGGACGCTGCGGGAGGGGAATGGGTGAGGAAGATAGAGACGTTGTTATTGAGGCCGAGAATATTTTCGGCGGTGGAAGCTGCGGCTAGGACGGCGGCGCCGGCCTGGAGGGAGGTGTTTTGTGAGGCGGGAATGAGGGCGGTGCGTTTGAGTCAGCTGGCGGATTTTCAAGCTGAGAGTTTGTTACAGAAGGTGCAGGTTCGTGGATTCCACGTGGCGAAAAGACAAGCCGAGTTGGTGCTTTGCTGGCACAAAACTGCCCTGATTGCCACGTCAGTTTGGAGGTGTTAA